One window from the genome of Deltaproteobacteria bacterium encodes:
- a CDS encoding beta-lactamase family protein: protein TAAWRAAEIPSTNGHGTARGVARVYAALARGGAIDGVRILAAPGLRSAVAEHSYGPDRVLERPSRFALGFQLTQPERPLGPNAGAFGHFGAGGSLGFCDPEADLAFGYVMNDMGPRWQNPRNRALVDAVYTGL, encoded by the coding sequence CACCGCCGCGTGGCGGGCGGCGGAGATCCCGTCGACCAACGGGCACGGCACCGCCCGCGGCGTCGCGCGCGTGTACGCCGCGCTGGCGCGCGGGGGCGCGATCGATGGCGTGCGCATCCTCGCCGCCCCCGGGCTCCGCTCGGCGGTCGCCGAGCACTCGTACGGCCCCGACCGGGTGCTCGAGCGCCCCTCCCGCTTCGCGCTCGGCTTCCAGCTGACGCAACCGGAGCGCCCGCTCGGACCGAACGCCGGCGCGTTCGGACACTTCGGCGCCGGCGGCTCGCTCGGGTTCTGCGATCCCGAGGCCGACCTGGCGTTCGGCTACGTGATGAACGACATGGGGCCGCGCTGGCAGAACCCGCGCAACCGCGCCCTCGTCGACGCGGTCTACACCGGCCTCTGA